In a genomic window of Bradyrhizobium ontarionense:
- a CDS encoding acyl-CoA dehydrogenase family protein has protein sequence MTIQVEKAVSAAGQALDAPMFDPAAYRLTAVQADIITRARELGQSVLAGRAAGYDRDAIFPTENYKDLHRAGLLGVSVPKAQGGLGAGYQTYALAAAEIGRYCGATALTWNMHVCSTLWSGPLADDLDMDDTMRAAHERRRAIHYKRIIDDGAIYSQPFSEGGAAAAGGVAFGTEAKPVKGGWLINGKKIFASLAGHADYYGVLCTEVSEGEKASRRNTLYLAVPAKTEGVSVVGDWDPLGMRGTVSRTLLFKDVFVEEDAALMPRGVYFQAALRWPHMFMTLSPTYMGLAQAAYDFTLKYLRGEVPGMPPVKRRMYPTKQIAVAQMQIKLEQIKGIWFQAVTEARANPTKEQVLRAYAAQYSVMEGANELAALAIRTCGGQSMLKTLPLERIYRDSRCGSLMLPWTAELCLDRIGREALYEPGETDD, from the coding sequence CCGTGCAGGCCGACATCATCACGCGCGCCAGGGAACTCGGGCAGAGCGTGCTCGCGGGCCGCGCCGCAGGCTATGATCGCGACGCGATTTTTCCGACCGAGAACTACAAGGATTTGCACCGCGCCGGGCTGCTCGGCGTCTCCGTTCCCAAAGCCCAGGGCGGCCTCGGGGCCGGCTATCAGACCTATGCACTCGCCGCCGCCGAGATCGGCCGCTATTGCGGCGCCACCGCGCTGACCTGGAATATGCATGTCTGCTCGACCCTGTGGTCCGGTCCGCTCGCCGACGATCTCGACATGGACGACACCATGCGCGCCGCGCACGAGCGCCGCCGCGCGATCCACTACAAGCGCATCATCGATGACGGCGCGATCTACTCGCAGCCGTTCTCGGAAGGCGGCGCGGCCGCGGCCGGGGGCGTCGCCTTCGGCACCGAGGCCAAGCCGGTCAAGGGCGGCTGGCTGATCAACGGCAAGAAGATCTTCGCCTCGCTCGCCGGACATGCCGACTATTACGGCGTGCTCTGCACCGAGGTCAGTGAGGGCGAGAAGGCGTCCCGCCGCAACACGCTCTATCTTGCGGTGCCGGCGAAGACGGAGGGCGTCTCCGTCGTCGGCGACTGGGATCCCCTGGGCATGCGCGGCACGGTCTCGCGCACGCTGCTGTTCAAGGACGTGTTCGTCGAGGAGGACGCCGCCCTGATGCCGCGCGGCGTCTACTTCCAGGCTGCGCTGCGCTGGCCGCACATGTTCATGACGTTGTCGCCGACCTATATGGGCCTGGCGCAGGCCGCCTATGACTTCACCCTCAAATATCTTCGCGGCGAAGTGCCCGGCATGCCGCCGGTCAAGCGGCGGATGTATCCGACCAAGCAGATCGCGGTGGCCCAGATGCAGATCAAGCTGGAGCAGATCAAGGGCATCTGGTTCCAGGCCGTCACCGAGGCGCGCGCCAATCCGACCAAGGAGCAGGTGCTGCGCGCCTATGCCGCGCAGTACTCGGTGATGGAGGGCGCCAATGAGCTGGCTGCGCTCGCGATCCGTACCTGCGGCGGGCAGTCGATGCTGAAGACGCTGCCGCTGGAGCGCATCTATCGCGACAGCCGCTGCGGCTCGCTGATGCTGCCCTGGACCGCCGAGCTCTGCCTCGACCGCATCGGCCGCGAGGCGCTGTACGAGCCCGGCGAGACGGACGACTGA
- a CDS encoding class I adenylate-forming enzyme family protein, with product MDLCSLIERNAAFTPHKPAIHFEGTTLTYAEFSDRIARMARALKSEFGVGRGDRVAILSLNRPDYLVLLYACARLGAILVPLNWRLAVAEQVFILSDAAAKVLVLEQAFAPVLPALPPETAPVGIDFVPSNGLIIDELLTRGRGDDRNPHIDLSCPLLIVYTSGTTGRPKGAVLRQEALLWNGVMSQHMHGLTSDDHVLTVLPLFHVGGLNIQTTPALHYGATVTLHARFTPDSTLATIAAARPTLTVLVPATIQAVTEHPGWATADLSSLKAVATGSSIVPPALIDRIIARGVPVLQVYGSTETCPIAIYTRLGGDLSRTGSTGLPGLCCEAKIIDRDGDELAAGVAGEIEVRGPNVFYEYWGNAKATQQAIQDGWYRTGDIARRDAEGYFWVLERKNNMIISGGENVYPAEIERVLGEHPDVVECGVIGRPDPRWDEVPVAFVVKRQGCSLDAETLRAHLQSQLARFKVPRDIVFVDDLPRTALGKVQHHVLRQIDGPK from the coding sequence GTGGACCTCTGCAGCCTGATCGAGCGCAACGCCGCGTTCACGCCGCACAAGCCTGCGATCCATTTCGAAGGCACGACGCTGACCTATGCGGAGTTCAGCGACCGCATCGCGCGGATGGCCCGGGCGCTGAAATCGGAGTTCGGCGTCGGCCGCGGCGACCGGGTCGCGATCCTGAGCCTCAACCGGCCGGACTACCTGGTCCTGCTCTATGCCTGCGCGCGGCTCGGCGCGATCCTGGTGCCGCTCAATTGGCGTCTCGCGGTGGCCGAGCAGGTCTTCATTCTCTCGGATGCCGCGGCCAAGGTGCTGGTGCTGGAGCAGGCGTTCGCGCCGGTGCTGCCGGCGCTGCCTCCAGAGACAGCGCCAGTCGGAATCGACTTCGTCCCCTCCAACGGACTCATCATCGACGAGTTGCTGACCCGCGGCCGGGGCGATGACCGCAACCCGCACATCGATCTCTCCTGCCCGCTGCTCATCGTCTACACCTCGGGCACCACGGGCCGGCCGAAGGGCGCCGTGCTGCGCCAGGAGGCGCTGCTGTGGAACGGCGTGATGAGCCAGCACATGCATGGCCTCACGTCCGACGATCATGTGCTCACCGTGTTGCCGCTGTTCCACGTTGGCGGCCTCAACATCCAGACCACGCCGGCGTTGCATTATGGTGCCACCGTCACGCTCCACGCGCGCTTCACCCCGGATTCGACGCTCGCGACGATCGCCGCCGCGCGTCCGACATTGACCGTGCTGGTCCCTGCGACGATTCAAGCCGTCACGGAGCATCCGGGCTGGGCGACCGCTGACCTGTCGTCGCTCAAGGCCGTGGCCACCGGATCGAGCATCGTGCCGCCGGCATTGATCGATCGTATCATCGCGCGCGGCGTGCCGGTGCTGCAGGTCTACGGCTCGACCGAGACCTGCCCGATCGCGATCTACACGCGGCTCGGCGGCGACCTCTCGCGCACCGGCTCGACCGGGCTTCCCGGCTTGTGCTGCGAGGCGAAGATCATCGACAGAGATGGCGATGAACTTGCAGCGGGTGTTGCCGGTGAGATCGAGGTGCGCGGCCCCAACGTGTTCTACGAATATTGGGGTAACGCCAAGGCGACGCAGCAGGCCATCCAGGACGGCTGGTATCGCACCGGCGACATCGCGCGGCGCGATGCGGAGGGGTACTTCTGGGTGCTCGAGCGCAAGAACAACATGATCATCTCCGGCGGCGAGAACGTCTACCCCGCCGAGATCGAGCGGGTGCTGGGCGAGCATCCCGACGTCGTCGAATGCGGCGTGATCGGCCGGCCCGATCCGCGCTGGGATGAAGTCCCGGTGGCCTTCGTCGTGAAGCGCCAGGGCTGTTCGCTGGACGCCGAGACGTTGCGCGCGCATCTGCAGTCGCAGCTCGCGCGCTTCAAGGTGCCCCGCGACATCGTGTTCGTCGACGACCTGCCGCGCACCGCGCTCGGCAAGGTCCAGCACCATGTGCTGCGCCAGATCGATGGACCCAAATGA
- a CDS encoding NAD/NADP-dependent octopine/nopaline dehydrogenase family protein — protein sequence MRIAVLGGGNGSFAAAGDFALGGHEVRLWRRDAELVAQHKAAGSTIIVKDLNGRHEARLALVTTEIGEAVSGAELILCPAPAFAQGAIARQLAPHLADGQVVFLPPATFGTMIFAAAAHDAGNKANVSYAETGTLPWLTRKHGPFEVAITIRAKRLPVGVFPLRTAEHALAVIGRAFPGVIEPCGDALSGALMNAGCIIHPPLIIMNAGPIEHFERWDIHKEGTQASIRRVTDALDAERIAVREALGYGAPHFPLAHHYAKEGEVWMYGRGSHDRLTDSGDWREQLVLTQHRYMREDLRLGLSFLISAAGLTGTATPLARAFLAIGGAICGEDFMATGRTLASLGFGGLDRTALQALLRDGFAS from the coding sequence TTGAGAATAGCAGTGCTGGGCGGCGGCAACGGCTCCTTTGCGGCCGCAGGCGATTTCGCCCTCGGGGGCCACGAGGTTCGGTTGTGGCGCCGCGATGCGGAGTTGGTCGCCCAGCACAAGGCAGCAGGCTCGACGATCATCGTCAAGGACCTCAACGGCCGACATGAGGCCAGGCTCGCGCTGGTCACGACCGAGATCGGCGAAGCTGTCAGCGGTGCCGAGCTGATCCTTTGCCCGGCGCCGGCGTTCGCGCAAGGAGCTATCGCGCGCCAGCTCGCGCCGCACCTCGCCGATGGCCAGGTCGTGTTCCTGCCGCCGGCCACCTTCGGCACGATGATCTTTGCGGCGGCCGCGCACGATGCCGGCAACAAGGCTAACGTCAGCTACGCCGAGACCGGCACCCTGCCCTGGCTGACGCGCAAGCACGGGCCGTTCGAGGTCGCGATCACCATCCGCGCCAAGCGGCTCCCGGTCGGCGTGTTTCCTCTCAGGACAGCGGAGCATGCGCTCGCGGTGATCGGCCGCGCTTTTCCCGGCGTGATCGAGCCGTGCGGCGATGCGCTGTCGGGCGCGCTGATGAATGCCGGCTGCATCATCCATCCGCCGCTGATCATCATGAACGCCGGTCCCATCGAGCATTTCGAGCGCTGGGACATCCACAAGGAAGGCACGCAAGCTTCGATCCGCCGGGTCACCGACGCGCTCGATGCCGAACGGATCGCGGTGCGCGAGGCGCTCGGCTACGGCGCGCCGCACTTTCCGCTGGCCCATCACTACGCCAAGGAAGGTGAAGTCTGGATGTATGGCCGTGGCTCGCATGACCGGCTGACCGATTCCGGCGACTGGCGCGAGCAGCTGGTGCTGACGCAGCACCGCTACATGCGCGAGGATCTCCGGCTCGGCCTGTCGTTCCTGATTTCGGCCGCCGGGCTGACCGGCACCGCGACGCCGCTCGCCCGGGCCTTTCTAGCTATCGGCGGCGCGATCTGCGGCGAGGACTTCATGGCCACCGGGCGCACCCTCGCCAGCCTCGGCTTCGGCGGACTCGACCGAACCGCGCTGCAGGCCCTGCTGCGCGACGGATTTGCGTCATGA
- a CDS encoding 3-hydroxybutyryl-CoA dehydrogenase, whose translation MSPRGHIACLGAGRMGRGIAVAFAYAGHPVTMIDIKARTSEQFAKLESEALGEVKATFTTLARLGLLQATDAEKLMGKVTVAPAGASGDVLAETTLVFEGVPEIVDLKREVLAAASRAVAPDVIIASTTSTILVDDLSGAVERPERFLNAHWLNPAYLIPLVEISPGQATDPDVTARLKALLEGIGKVPVVCAATPGFIVPRIQALAMNEAARMVGEGVASAEEIDKAIRYGFGFRYAVLGLLEFIDWGGGDILYYASRYLEGALHSDRYRAPEVIEKNMAEGRIGLRTGAGFLDYSGMDVAAYREQRLGALVDMLRHFKLARPPVVD comes from the coding sequence ATGAGCCCGCGCGGTCACATCGCCTGTCTCGGCGCCGGCCGCATGGGCCGCGGCATCGCCGTCGCGTTTGCCTATGCCGGCCATCCGGTGACGATGATCGACATCAAGGCGCGCACATCCGAGCAGTTTGCGAAGCTGGAGAGCGAGGCGCTCGGCGAGGTCAAGGCCACGTTCACCACGCTGGCGCGGCTGGGACTGCTGCAGGCCACTGATGCCGAGAAGCTGATGGGCAAGGTCACCGTCGCGCCAGCCGGCGCGAGCGGCGATGTGCTCGCCGAGACCACGCTCGTGTTCGAAGGCGTGCCGGAGATCGTGGACCTCAAGCGCGAGGTGCTGGCTGCGGCGTCGCGCGCGGTCGCGCCCGACGTGATCATCGCCTCGACGACGTCGACGATTCTGGTCGACGATCTCTCGGGCGCGGTGGAGAGACCGGAGCGCTTCCTCAACGCGCATTGGCTCAACCCGGCCTATCTGATCCCGCTGGTCGAGATCTCGCCGGGCCAAGCGACCGATCCTGACGTCACCGCCCGCTTGAAGGCGCTGCTCGAAGGCATCGGCAAGGTGCCGGTCGTCTGCGCGGCCACGCCCGGCTTCATCGTGCCGCGCATCCAGGCGCTCGCGATGAACGAGGCGGCGCGCATGGTCGGCGAGGGCGTCGCCAGCGCCGAGGAGATCGACAAGGCGATCCGCTACGGCTTCGGCTTCCGCTACGCCGTGCTCGGCCTGCTCGAATTCATCGACTGGGGTGGCGGCGACATTCTGTACTACGCCAGCCGCTATCTCGAAGGCGCGCTGCACAGCGACCGCTACCGCGCCCCAGAGGTCATCGAAAAGAACATGGCCGAGGGCCGCATCGGCCTGCGCACCGGCGCCGGCTTCCTCGATTATTCCGGCATGGACGTCGCCGCCTATCGCGAGCAGCGGCTGGGCGCGCTGGTCGACATGCTCCGCCACTTCAAGCTGGCGCGGCCGCCTGTGGTGGATTGA
- a CDS encoding peptidase M29, whose amino-acid sequence MLADRIEAKWIDAFCEIFERCAVKAGDTAAILSETQSRALNVHLAELALLRMGARPFHVVVPTPRNRHPVPVRSTGASEAIGKLGPVVTALQQAGFVVDCTIEGLMHAVETPEILKAGARILVISNEHPEALERMVPDSALEKRVRAAAKMLRGAKRMRVTSKAGTDLDVIMEGASTVGVWGWTDRPGTLAHWPGGIVVSFPKSKSVNGTIVMAPGDINLTFKRYLSSPVTMTLRDDYVTALDGEGTDAAMMRAYLASWGDREAYAVSHVGWGMNPGARYEALSMYDQRDTNGTELRAIPGNFLFSTGANEFAGRYTAGHFDLPMMGTTIELDGVAVIKDGVLQDVFG is encoded by the coding sequence ATGCTGGCAGATCGCATCGAGGCGAAATGGATCGACGCATTCTGCGAGATCTTCGAACGCTGTGCTGTCAAGGCGGGGGACACCGCCGCGATCCTGTCGGAGACGCAGTCGCGCGCGCTCAACGTCCATCTGGCGGAATTGGCGCTGCTGCGGATGGGCGCGCGTCCGTTCCATGTCGTGGTGCCGACCCCGCGCAACCGCCACCCGGTGCCCGTGCGCTCCACCGGCGCGTCGGAGGCGATCGGCAAGCTCGGGCCGGTCGTCACGGCCCTGCAGCAGGCTGGCTTCGTCGTCGACTGCACCATCGAGGGGCTGATGCATGCGGTGGAGACGCCGGAGATCCTGAAAGCAGGCGCCCGCATCCTGGTGATCTCGAACGAGCATCCGGAAGCACTCGAGCGCATGGTACCGGACTCGGCGCTGGAGAAGCGCGTGCGTGCCGCCGCCAAGATGCTGCGCGGCGCCAAGCGGATGCGCGTGACCTCGAAGGCCGGCACCGATCTCGACGTGATCATGGAGGGGGCCTCGACCGTCGGCGTCTGGGGCTGGACCGATCGTCCCGGCACCTTGGCGCATTGGCCGGGCGGCATCGTCGTCAGCTTCCCCAAGAGCAAATCGGTGAACGGCACCATCGTGATGGCACCGGGCGACATCAACCTCACCTTCAAGCGCTACCTGAGTTCGCCGGTGACGATGACCCTGCGCGACGACTACGTCACCGCGCTGGACGGCGAGGGCACTGACGCCGCGATGATGCGCGCCTATCTGGCGTCGTGGGGTGACCGCGAAGCCTATGCCGTGTCCCACGTCGGCTGGGGCATGAACCCCGGTGCGCGCTACGAGGCGCTGTCGATGTACGACCAGCGCGATACCAATGGCACCGAACTGCGCGCCATCCCTGGCAACTTCCTGTTCTCCACCGGCGCCAACGAGTTCGCCGGCCGCTACACCGCCGGCCATTTCGACCTGCCGATGATGGGCACCACGATCGAGCTCGATGGTGTCGCCGTGATCAAGGACGGCGTGCTGCAGGACGTGTTCGGGTAG
- a CDS encoding ABC transporter permease, producing MTTTRTTNDLLLGAAPIALVLLVWQGIVSFGYAPATLLPPPAQVFLRMGHQLASSSFQQDIAATLFRLFAGFAIAVIIGVATGIAAAVSAPVDAVIRPIVRVLAPLPKVALYPAFLLLLGFGHESKIMLVAADALFPILLSTYYGARIVEQKLIWSALAAGTPPRDVLWKVVLPAAMPSILTGCRIGLVISCIVVFLAEMITSTDGLGHVLVTAARTFQAVDMFVPLITISLLGLILNGLLQGLRAYLLRGFPSV from the coding sequence ATGACGACCACGCGGACGACGAACGACCTGCTGCTCGGAGCCGCGCCGATCGCGCTGGTCCTGCTGGTGTGGCAGGGAATCGTCTCCTTCGGCTACGCGCCGGCCACGCTGCTGCCGCCGCCGGCGCAGGTGTTCCTGCGCATGGGCCATCAGCTCGCCAGTTCCTCCTTCCAGCAGGACATCGCGGCGACGCTGTTCCGGCTGTTTGCCGGCTTTGCGATCGCGGTCATCATCGGCGTCGCCACGGGAATTGCCGCCGCGGTCAGTGCTCCGGTCGACGCCGTGATCAGGCCGATCGTCCGCGTGTTGGCGCCGCTGCCGAAGGTGGCGCTCTATCCCGCCTTCCTGCTGCTGCTCGGCTTCGGCCACGAATCCAAGATCATGCTGGTGGCGGCGGACGCGCTGTTTCCGATTCTGCTGTCGACCTATTACGGCGCCAGGATCGTCGAGCAGAAGCTGATCTGGTCCGCGCTCGCCGCCGGCACGCCGCCGCGCGACGTGTTGTGGAAGGTGGTGCTGCCGGCGGCGATGCCCTCGATCCTGACCGGATGCCGCATCGGTCTCGTCATTTCCTGCATCGTGGTGTTTCTCGCCGAGATGATCACCTCGACCGACGGCCTGGGCCATGTGCTGGTGACGGCGGCGCGCACGTTCCAGGCGGTCGACATGTTCGTGCCGTTGATCACGATCTCGCTGCTCGGCCTGATCCTCAACGGCCTGCTGCAGGGCCTGCGCGCTTATCTGCTGCGCGGCTTCCCCTCAGTCTGA
- a CDS encoding ABC transporter permease has translation MNGLVKRLAPVLACCGLLLAWQLASLGLKNDSFPTALESLRAIPPILTDKEALINILASLRRMAIGFALAIAFAIPLGLLMGRSRSTAAFFNPLLMLIYPVPKAALMPIIMLWLGVGDISKTLVIFLGVSLPVIYHSFEGAKAVEEKMLWSGAAMGMPAGERLLRIVLPAALPEILTGCRTGLVLALITMVTSEMIARQSGAGNILFNALDMGQYDTVFAMIIIIGAMGICLDAAFEVVRRWLVRWSEPQFDLPLSFS, from the coding sequence ATGAACGGGCTTGTGAAGCGGCTGGCTCCCGTGCTGGCCTGCTGCGGTCTGCTGCTGGCGTGGCAGCTCGCCTCGCTCGGGCTCAAGAACGACAGCTTCCCGACCGCGCTGGAGTCGCTGCGCGCGATCCCGCCGATCCTCACCGACAAGGAAGCGCTGATCAACATCCTGGCCTCGCTGCGGCGGATGGCAATCGGCTTTGCGCTGGCGATCGCGTTCGCGATTCCCTTGGGGCTTCTGATGGGACGCAGCCGGTCGACGGCCGCGTTCTTCAATCCGCTCTTGATGTTGATCTATCCGGTGCCGAAGGCGGCGCTGATGCCGATCATCATGCTCTGGCTCGGCGTCGGGGACATCTCCAAGACGCTGGTGATCTTTCTCGGCGTCAGCCTGCCGGTGATCTATCACAGCTTCGAAGGCGCCAAGGCGGTCGAGGAGAAGATGCTGTGGTCGGGCGCGGCGATGGGCATGCCGGCCGGTGAGCGTCTGCTGCGGATCGTGCTGCCTGCGGCGTTGCCCGAAATCCTGACAGGCTGCCGCACCGGTCTCGTGCTGGCCCTGATCACGATGGTCACGAGCGAGATGATCGCGCGTCAGTCCGGCGCCGGCAATATCCTCTTCAACGCGCTCGACATGGGCCAGTACGACACCGTGTTCGCGATGATCATCATCATCGGCGCGATGGGCATCTGTCTCGACGCGGCATTCGAAGTTGTCCGCCGCTGGCTGGTGCGCTGGTCCGAGCCGCAGTTCGACTTGCCCCTGAGCTTCTCATGA